ATAGAAACCACACTCGCTCAAGTCAATGCGCTTCCCCAGACAACGGTGGCTGTGCTAATTAAACCGGGCCGCAATGACAACTGGCTGGACCACGGTCTCGACTCCACCGCCCGGCTTCACGCCCTTGAGACTGACAAGATAGATACCGGCCGGCTGGGACCGCGAAAGCTCGTCAGTCCCATCCCACACGAGGTCATGAAAACCGCCCTGGGCCTCACTCAGCAGCACGCGCACAGGCCGTCCCTGCATGTCAAACACAGTCACGGTAAGCCGGTACCCTGTCGGTGCGTTCACCTGAATCCCGGCTACCTCACCCTTTGCAGGTGAAAACGGACTGGGCGCGATTGAATGAATCGCCAGCCGCTCTGAGGGTGGGAACGCGCCCGACGTATCATTCACGTCCGAACTGAACCTGGGCAGGAGCTGATACCCGGTCGTGTACGGTGCCTGGTAGTCGTACTGACCAACGATACCGGTGAACCGCACCCGCTTACCCGCGGTCCTGAGAAAACCAGGGATACCGGAAGGGAATGCATTATCTCCGATGCGGATCGTTATCGGTGCAGAACCGTTCTTGACCACGACGTTGTATCCTGAGCCGGACCGCACCGCGGCCTGGGCCACATCGCCGACCACAGTGACAAGATACGACTCCATCGCCTCGGTCAGTGAAGTATTGAATGGCAACTGCCTGGGCACGACCGGCACCGCGCTGGAGTCGGTCACGAACATCGTGCCGTTGGCAATCTCAGTCAGACCGTTGTACTCGGTGACCGTGCCGATGACCTCCCATTCCACTCCCAGGCTGTCCAGGAACTTCAACTGCGCACTCGGGTAGCTGCAGCCGTACAGGTTGACACCAAGAGTGGCGTCCTGAATGTACAGGCTCTTGTTCGTGCCAGACGTGAAGGACGATGCCGGCCCAGTAACCCGGCCCCGCACCCTGACCACGGAGTCAAGCAACTCCGGTGTTACACCATCCGGCCCAGGTTTCTGCACCTGGGCGATCGTCCGCAACGGCAAGGTCTCGACCTCAATCAGAAAGTCGGCCCGATATCTCGGCATTATCTGATACCCGTCGTCCATATTTACCGTATCATTGGCGTACTGGCCTTTGATGCCAACGACGTCAAAAGTCAACGGTGGCTGAGGCACGGACAGCCCCGGAATCTCGGTATCGCCATCAATCCGTAGTGTTGTCGCGCCGGTCTGGTCTTCAACCTCATAGTTCTGATTGCCTTGAAGAACCCCGGCATCGCAGGTGACGCCGACCAGCTTCACGAGCTCGCCCTCGTGTGCTTCAGAGTTCATTTGGCTGCAGGTCAGTACCTTGGGCTCAGGCAGGGGTCGGCCCGAAGCCAGTACCGTGACCGTTGCGCCTGAAATCTCAGTCTTACCCCGATACAGGTCAACCTTGCCGGAAACCGCAACCGAGTCACCCAGGGTTACGGCGCTCATATTGAAACTGAACACGTTGACCCCTGCGGTCGAGTCCTGCACGTAGATGTCGAGATACTGGGTATTGAAAAGGCCCGATGGTGCGGTCGCAATCCCGGTCACGGTCACCGACTGGCCCAGCCGGTCCGGCCTCCGGTCGCCGTTGTCGTCCCGGATGGCGTCGGCAATCTTCATGTACTCAATCGGAATCCCCAGGTCGGCCGCGGTTCTAGGCATTACCTGATATCCGCCGAAATGCGGCGGGTTCGGCCGATACTGCGCTATCACACCGACAAGAAACACGGTATCGTCCGGAATCGTCATGCCTACGATGCCGGGTGCGTCCGCATCAACCCGCATCTGCGACGAGTAACCGGTCGGGTCATTTATCGTGTAGTTCCGGTCACCAGCGAACTTCTCCCCGGGCGCATGCTGGATGTAGATGCGCTCGAACCGGACCAGCCAGCCCTCGTTTTCCACGTAGCCGGCTGCGGTATCAATCCGGTCCACAAACCTGAGCTCCTCAACTCGTGGCCGAGGTGTGCCGACCGCACCGTGGTTGGTTAGACTCGCAATCGGGTCGAGCTCGGCAAGACCATAGAAGTTCTTGACCGTTCCAGTCACGGTCACGCTGTCGCCGATACTGATGCCGCCCACCGCACTGCCGTATATCGCCACGCCGCCAGTCGCATCCTCAACATAGGCCGGGCCCCAGCCGCCGAACTGACCGGCCACGGTTACACGTCCGGTAACCGTAACGCTCTGACCGGCTAGTAGCGGAACGCCTTGGCTGTTGTTCTGCCGCACGTCTCGAATCGGCCGAATCTGGGCAAGCGCGAAGCCGAAGCACAAGGTCATACCCAAGCAGACCGCGGACTGCAACCGGCAAACTGCAAACTTGTCTGTCGTCATTTCCTGAGCCCTTTCTCCACTTCGGCTGCCGCCTCATCCAGCGCCTGTTTCGCCCCTTTCTCGCCCCGCATTATCCGCTCCAGCGCCTCACCCAGAACCTTACGGCCCTCAAACCACTCCTCGGTCTTCGGCTCGAACGAAACGTATTCAAGCTGAGCCAGTTCGTCCGCAAGTCCAGGTATTTCCTGAATCATCTTCGCATACGACGGCACCTGTAGCGAACTCCGGCGGCACGGCACGTAAGACGTCCGCACTGCCCACTCGGCCTGCTGCTCAGGACTCGTGAACCACTTGATGAACCGCCAGCACGCCTCAATCTGATCCGGTGTCCCGGTGCGGAACACACCGATGTTTGTGCCGAACGAAAGCACGTTGGGCCTGTCCCAGGTCGGTATCCGGGCGATGCCAACCGGAAACGTCATGTTGTCCTTCATGAATGCCCAGGACGCCGACGTTCCCCAAATGCAGGCAATCTTCCCTGAAAGAAAGTCATTCTGCGGGTCGTACCCGATGCCGAACACTGCCGAAGAATCCTTGGCCACGAGCTCGTACATGAACTCTGCGGCCCTTACTCCGGCCGGAGAATTGAACAGCACTCTCCGGTTGTCTTCGTCCAGGAAGTCGCCGCCCTGTTGTCGCAGCATGCATCCGAACATCCACTCGTTCACGCCACCGACCGTTCCCCAAATCCCCCGGCTCCGGTCGGTCAGCTTCCTGACCATCACCCGGAATTCATCCCAGCTTGAAGGGAACTTCTCATAGCCCGCGGCCCTCAGCATCTCGATGTTGTAGAAGAACACCGGCACTGACTTATTGAAAGGCATCGTCACCAGCCTGCCGTCCCACCGGTTGTCCTCAAGAAACGGAGCGTAGAAATCAGCCAAATCCTCGGCGCTGAACCCGGCCGGGCCGTTCACAAGCGAATCGAGCACAACCAGCTTTCCCAACTGGTGGAACTGAGTAGTCCACGACTCATACATCTGCGCCATGTTCGGCGGTGCATTCACCTGAATCGCAGCCATCAGCTTCTGGGAAAGACTTGAGTACCCGCCCATCGAGACAAGATTGATACTCGTGCCAGGATTCTCCTTCTCAAACCTGCTCACCATCTCCTTCAGGGCATCGCCCAGAGGCCCGCCCATTGCATGCCAGAATGTCACGGTGACCGCAGCGGTGCGAACCTTGGGCTTGCCCGGACACGCGACCAGCGCCAGCACCAGGAACGAAACAACGGCTGTTCTGATTGTCATCATTGCCCGGCCATTCTAGCGCCTCGCTTCACAGTGTCAACTTGACCCACCTTCAGTACTCCCCACGGTTGAAGAAGAACACTGCGGCCGCGGTCGTAAGCACGCAGAAGCCAAGCAGAAACCCGACGTTGAGAACCGGCGGGTAGTACGCAAACCCGAGCACGAGTCGCCGAATCAGGTCCACCCCGTAACTCAGAGGATTCACCCGGACCAGAATGTTCAGCCACCACGGCAGCCCCTGCACCGGAAACAGCGCTCCGCTTAGAAACCACATCGGCATGATGACAAAGTTCATAATCGTACCGAAGCCCTGAAACGACGTCATCCGTGCCGCGATGACGATGCCGATGCCGGTCAGGGCGAAAGAGAGCACGACCATTACCAGCAGCAGTGGCACGATATTGACCAGCTTCAACTGCACGTGGACAAGCGGCGCCAGCAGCAGCACGATGCACCCCTGAATCAAAGACAGCGTAGTTCCGGCCAGTCCCTTGCCGATGACGATTGAAGTCCGCGGCACCGGTGCGACGAGGATTTCCTTGAGGAACCCGAACTCACGGTCCCAGATGATGGAAATCGCTGACTGAATCGAAGTGAATATCGTTGTCATCGCGAGGATGCCCGGAAAAATGAACTGCGTGTAGTTGACGTTCTGGACCCGGCCGTACGAACCGCGCAGGCCCATCCCGAGAATAAAGAGCCAGAGTACC
This window of the candidate division WOR-3 bacterium genome carries:
- a CDS encoding ABC transporter substrate-binding protein, whose product is MMTIRTAVVSFLVLALVACPGKPKVRTAAVTVTFWHAMGGPLGDALKEMVSRFEKENPGTSINLVSMGGYSSLSQKLMAAIQVNAPPNMAQMYESWTTQFHQLGKLVVLDSLVNGPAGFSAEDLADFYAPFLEDNRWDGRLVTMPFNKSVPVFFYNIEMLRAAGYEKFPSSWDEFRVMVRKLTDRSRGIWGTVGGVNEWMFGCMLRQQGGDFLDEDNRRVLFNSPAGVRAAEFMYELVAKDSSAVFGIGYDPQNDFLSGKIACIWGTSASWAFMKDNMTFPVGIARIPTWDRPNVLSFGTNIGVFRTGTPDQIEACWRFIKWFTSPEQQAEWAVRTSYVPCRRSSLQVPSYAKMIQEIPGLADELAQLEYVSFEPKTEEWFEGRKVLGEALERIMRGEKGAKQALDEAAAEVEKGLRK
- a CDS encoding ABC transporter permease, translating into MIDFVCIRMVWLRDIIRYFRERSQLYGSLVRPVLWLFILGMGLRGSYGRVQNVNYTQFIFPGILAMTTIFTSIQSAISIIWDREFGFLKEILVAPVPRTSIVIGKGLAGTTLSLIQGCIVLLLAPLVHVQLKLVNIVPLLLVMVVLSFALTGIGIVIAARMTSFQGFGTIMNFVIMPMWFLSGALFPVQGLPWWLNILVRVNPLSYGVDLIRRLVLGFAYYPPVLNVGFLLGFCVLTTAAAVFFFNRGEY